A genomic region of Thunnus albacares chromosome 4, fThuAlb1.1, whole genome shotgun sequence contains the following coding sequences:
- the cd8a gene encoding T-cell surface glycoprotein CD8 alpha chain isoform X2: MISYSRLRQTARRRVQQLIVVCKIKMDQKWIRVLVVLVFCQKMSSTAVNVKTLEEGASADIKCDPNAGQSIVIWYRMLDTSRMEFIGSFTNGIEKTQPSSNFTYSKIDSNTITLTSFNKIKDSGTYTCAAFKSNRLIFGQVTRLQGVETAVATKAPPTTTTKQLTTTTPCACNGKNKKVVETSLSEICSPIILGPLAGSCGLLLLLLIIISVYCSRIRTRRCPHHYKRK, from the exons ATGATCTCCTATAGCAGGCTCCGACAAACAGCACGAAGACGTGTTCAGCAGCTTATTGTCGTGTGCAAGATTAAAATGGACCAAAAGTGGATTCGTGTTCTGGTGGTTCTGGTGTTTTGTCAAA AAATGAGCTCAACAGCTGTTAATGTCAAAACATTAGAAGAAGGGGCATCGGCTGACATTAAGTGTGATCCTAACGCGGGACAGAGCATCGTCATCTGGTATCGGATGCTGGACACATCTCGCATGGAATTCATTGGATCTTTCACCAATGGCATAGAGAAGACACAGCCCTCTTCCAACTTCACTTACTCAAAGATTGACTCGAATACCATAACGCTGACTTCATTCAACAAAATTAAAGACAGCGGCACTTACACCTGTGCGGCCTTTAAAAGTAACAGATTGATATTTGGCCAAGTAACCCGACTGCAGGGAG TAGAAACTGCAGTCGCGACCAAAGCACCGCCGACCACAACCACCAAACAACTCACGACCACCACACCGTGTGCTTGTAACGGTAAAAATAAGAAAg TAGTGGAAACCAGTCTTTCCGAGATATGTTCTCCAATCATATTGGGCCCACTAGCTGGCAGCTGTggccttcttcttctgctcctcatcatcatcagcgTGTACTGCAGTC GAATAAGGACACGGAGATGCCCACACCATTACAAAAGaaagtaa
- the cd8a gene encoding T-cell surface glycoprotein CD8 alpha chain isoform X1, translated as MISYSRLRQTARRRVQQLIVVCKIKMDQKWIRVLVVLVFCQKMSSTAVNVKTLEEGASADIKCDPNAGQSIVIWYRMLDTSRMEFIGSFTNGIEKTQPSSNFTYSKIDSNTITLTSFNKIKDSGTYTCAAFKSNRLIFGQVTRLQGVETAVATKAPPTTTTKQLTTTTPCACNGKNKKVVETSLSEICSPIILGPLAGSCGLLLLLLIIISVYCSRIRTRRCPHHYKRKPRTVAPEKQMMTNRHV; from the exons ATGATCTCCTATAGCAGGCTCCGACAAACAGCACGAAGACGTGTTCAGCAGCTTATTGTCGTGTGCAAGATTAAAATGGACCAAAAGTGGATTCGTGTTCTGGTGGTTCTGGTGTTTTGTCAAA AAATGAGCTCAACAGCTGTTAATGTCAAAACATTAGAAGAAGGGGCATCGGCTGACATTAAGTGTGATCCTAACGCGGGACAGAGCATCGTCATCTGGTATCGGATGCTGGACACATCTCGCATGGAATTCATTGGATCTTTCACCAATGGCATAGAGAAGACACAGCCCTCTTCCAACTTCACTTACTCAAAGATTGACTCGAATACCATAACGCTGACTTCATTCAACAAAATTAAAGACAGCGGCACTTACACCTGTGCGGCCTTTAAAAGTAACAGATTGATATTTGGCCAAGTAACCCGACTGCAGGGAG TAGAAACTGCAGTCGCGACCAAAGCACCGCCGACCACAACCACCAAACAACTCACGACCACCACACCGTGTGCTTGTAACGGTAAAAATAAGAAAg TAGTGGAAACCAGTCTTTCCGAGATATGTTCTCCAATCATATTGGGCCCACTAGCTGGCAGCTGTggccttcttcttctgctcctcatcatcatcagcgTGTACTGCAGTC GAATAAGGACACGGAGATGCCCACACCATTACAAAAGaaa GCCTCGGACGGTGGCTCCTGAAAAGCAAATGATGACCAACAGACATGTTTAA
- the zmat1 gene encoding zinc finger matrin-type protein 1 isoform X1 codes for MDDRSVCTPHFAESDAQNNTTSTPIAASATDADKVINTKIDSTQVEGDQSEEELLKGLLTDDYCHVCEAVLLFESQRLSHYEGKKHAQKLKVYLQAKRAEKMNKEATGPQLTMMADKDRFCELCNMVFSSPVVAKSHYEGKVHIKNLRKQGLQPSDRYKEVCTSPSLTQDPGNADQQSASEGDMEHLLDPTPTTASAEVDLKDSNKYCALCAASFNNPQMALQHYNGRKHQRNAARQELLRELGDDVQEADSLMCHMCSVQFNSVEMYQAHMQGNKHQIREKKVIDLCKSQQKAHSTFADELADYIQVQKARGIVHKTGHVLPPADAEKEDEEDEQEELNKGDIVQLIKPMPNLPPTSYPPHPSHPGCFYPAEGWRPPYQGPPRPPWGWDSNCPPPVLPGSDSPQFSSRPVKRKRRRRQSSSSSYTTSSSYSSSYSSSYSSSTSDSDNSEHRRRERRRIRRSRKKRGRRARDEDSDKEERRGKQRRRVRDDSEETRREEYGESEEKRRRKKRKHHGKRRRQERKSRDEDFEEDGEERVTDNLQQEDMIENRKETEVHIQTEINVEQREGGWDEPAKPKYRREKKKAKEKADTRTEEEKLWDDSILGC; via the exons ATGGACGACAGAAGTGTCTGTACTCCACACTTTGCGGAGTCAGACGCTCAAAATAACACTACCAGTACCCCTATTGCGGCTTCTGCCACAGATGCTGACAAAGTAATAAACACTAAAATAGATAGTACCCAGGTTGAAG GAGACCAGAGTGAAGAGGAGCTCCTGAAGGGTCTCTTGACTGATGATTACTGCCACGTGTGTGAGGCTGTGCTACTGTTTGAATCTCAGCGCCTTTCCCATTATGAG GGAAAGAAACATGCCCAGAAGCTAAAGGTCTATCTGCAAGCCAAGAGAGCTGAGAAGATGAACAAAGAGGCTACCGGACCCCAG TTGACCATGATGGCTGATAAGGACCGTTTCTGTGAGCTGTGTAACATGGTGTTTAGTTCTCCCGTTGTGGCAAAATCCCATTACGAAGGCAAAGTCCACATCAAAAATCTTCGTAAACAAGGCCTTCAACCCTCAG ACAGGTACAAAGAGGTTTGTACTTCACCAAGTCTGACTCAGGATCCTGGTAATGCTGACCAGCAATCTGCCTCAGAGGGTGATATGGAGCATCTTCTGGACCCAACACCCACCACAGCCAGCGCAGAGGTGGATCTGAAGGACTCTAACAAGTACTGTGCCCTATGTGCAGCCTCCTTCAATAATCCCCAAATGGCTTTGCAGCACTACAATGGACGCAAACACCAGAGGAATGCAGCTAGACAGGAGCTGCTCAGGGAGCTTGGAGACGATGTTCAAGAAG cCGACTCCCTGATGTGTCACATGTGTAGTGTGCAGTTTAACTCTGTGGAGATGTACCAGGCCCACATGCAGGGAAACAAGCACCAGATTAG GGAGAAGAAGGTCATTGACCTGTGCAAATCCCAACAGAAAGCCCACAGCACATTTGCAGATGAACTGGCAGATTACATTCAGGTCCAGAAGGCGCGAGGAATTGTCCACAAGACTGGCCATGTTCTTCCTCCGGCTGACGCTGAaaaggaagatgaggaagatgaaCAAGAAGAGCTGAACAAGGGGGATATCGTACAATTGATCAAACCTATGCCCAACCTTCCTCCCACCTCATACCCTCCTCATCCCTCCCACCCTGGTTGTTTCTACCCAGCTGAAGGGTGGCGTCCTCCATATCAGGGCCCACCACGGCCGCCCTGGGGCTGGGACTCCAACTGCCCCCCTCCAGTCCTCCCAGGCTCAGATTCTCCACAGTTCTCTAGTCGGCCTGTAAAGAGAAAGAGGCGCAGAAGGCAGTCAAGCTCTTCCTCGTATACTACCTCATCATCTTACTCCTCCTCATATTCTTCCTCCTATAGCAGTAGCACAAGTGACAGTGACAACAGCGAACACAGGcgaagagaaaggaggaggattAGAAGATCCAGGAAGAAGAGAGGCAGAAGGGCAAGAGATGAGGACTCAGataaagaggagaggagggggaagcAACGGAGGAGAGTAAGAGATGACtcagaggagacaaggagagaggaatATGGAGAgtcagaagaaaagaggaggaggaaaaagcgAAAACATCATGGCAAGCGGAGAAGACAAGAAAGGAAATCCCGGGATGAGGACTTtgaggaggatggagaggaaagggTGACGGACAATTTACAGCAAGAAGACAtgatagaaaatagaaaagagaCTGAAGTGCATATTCAGACTGAAATTAATGTTGAGCAGCGAGAGGGTGGATGGGATGAGCCAGCCAAACCCAAAtacaggagagagaagaagaaagcaaaAGAGAAAGCAGACACCAGGACGGAGGAGGAGAAGCTGTGGGATGACTCCATCCTGGGCTGTTAA
- the zmat1 gene encoding zinc finger matrin-type protein 1 isoform X2, giving the protein MDDRSVCTPHFAESDAQNNTTSTPIAASATDADKVINTKIDSTQVEGDQSEEELLKGLLTDDYCHVCEAVLLFESQRLSHYEGKKHAQKLKVYLQAKRAEKMNKEATGPQLTMMADKDRFCELCNMVFSSPVVAKSHYEGKVHIKNLRKQGLQPSDRYKEVCTSPSLTQDPGNADQQSASEGDMEHLLDPTPTTASAEVDLKDSNKYCALCAASFNNPQMALQHYNGRKHQRNAARQELLRELGDDVQEGSCHTLRQEALKVVYSKIHSAENIECNCAGISCDSVYWFRSISNHNKVEFLGKYNNADRADYADEDKKAQFKFTRGSSASFMLRINNVTGEDTGIYSCVLKDRTNHEMWKPGVLLLPGVTHPTKPPEIKKPQKPINTRCSCNKKKPSQTPDGCVSVVLWSLVGLIVVLALAIICTLYYFSRLPKKCRHHVARKR; this is encoded by the exons ATGGACGACAGAAGTGTCTGTACTCCACACTTTGCGGAGTCAGACGCTCAAAATAACACTACCAGTACCCCTATTGCGGCTTCTGCCACAGATGCTGACAAAGTAATAAACACTAAAATAGATAGTACCCAGGTTGAAG GAGACCAGAGTGAAGAGGAGCTCCTGAAGGGTCTCTTGACTGATGATTACTGCCACGTGTGTGAGGCTGTGCTACTGTTTGAATCTCAGCGCCTTTCCCATTATGAG GGAAAGAAACATGCCCAGAAGCTAAAGGTCTATCTGCAAGCCAAGAGAGCTGAGAAGATGAACAAAGAGGCTACCGGACCCCAG TTGACCATGATGGCTGATAAGGACCGTTTCTGTGAGCTGTGTAACATGGTGTTTAGTTCTCCCGTTGTGGCAAAATCCCATTACGAAGGCAAAGTCCACATCAAAAATCTTCGTAAACAAGGCCTTCAACCCTCAG ACAGGTACAAAGAGGTTTGTACTTCACCAAGTCTGACTCAGGATCCTGGTAATGCTGACCAGCAATCTGCCTCAGAGGGTGATATGGAGCATCTTCTGGACCCAACACCCACCACAGCCAGCGCAGAGGTGGATCTGAAGGACTCTAACAAGTACTGTGCCCTATGTGCAGCCTCCTTCAATAATCCCCAAATGGCTTTGCAGCACTACAATGGACGCAAACACCAGAGGAATGCAGCTAGACAGGAGCTGCTCAGGGAGCTTGGAGACGATGTTCAAGAAG GTTCATGCCACACCCTGCGACAAGAAGCCCTCAAAGTTGTCTACTCCAAGATCCACAGTGCAGAGAATATTGAATGTAACTGTGCCGGCATCTCCTGTGACTCTGTCTACTGGTTCCGCAGCATTTCCAACCATAACAAAGTAGAGTTCCTCGGCAAATATAACAACGCTGACCGTGCTGATTACGCGGACGAAGACAAAAAGGCACAGTTCAAATTCACCAGAGGGAGCAGTGCGTCCTTTATGCTACGCATCAACAATGTGACAGGAGAGGACACAGGAATTTATTCTTGTGTTCTTAAGGACAGGACAAACCACGAGATGTGGAAACCTGGGGTTCTTCTTCTACCAGGAG TGACCCATCCAACAAAACCTCCTGAGATCAAGAAACCTCAAAAACCCATAAACACACGCTGTAGCTGCAACAAGAAGAAACCTTCACAGA cTCCAGATGGCTGCGTCTCAGTGGTTCTGTGGTCGTTGGTTGGACTAATTGTGGTCCTGGCTCTGGCTATCATCTGCACGCTGTACTACTTCAGCC GGCTGCCCAAAAAATGTCGGCACCACGTTGCGAG GAAGAGATAG